In Syngnathus typhle isolate RoL2023-S1 ecotype Sweden linkage group LG14, RoL_Styp_1.0, whole genome shotgun sequence, one genomic interval encodes:
- the LOC133166622 gene encoding testis-specific gene 10 protein isoform X1, which produces MNWDRQVSSILSAADDSVANMRGRLSSLGNASKREEESFQFKEKFHDSDFDTLAVSAPSSSAQQVPPFNPGVQWADIASIQSQLQTQNQAMESLTKKLSDIEREKHSQQFHIQTLQAEVDRLRQDLRGRRREKDFAEQEQVMSDVGTSAFPKESWSSKTCRAELEHLRKEVEQLKTRLRRQEEAMMLQEKEARENRRQCQHSSEQMLQELTDRYKSHSTDLAKRSFEYVQKEVHHISNAVSELEGEVIRLRERQVTLTAKQKSSDSDDFSPTVSLAEDSSDLSLLDDLALKRQSIPSGDKNDFLDEKEYDDREFGSDLSLTDF; this is translated from the exons ATGAACTGGGACCGCCAGGTGAGCTCCATCCTCTCTGCAGCTGACGACAGCGTGGCTAACATGAGG GGGAGACTGTCCTCACTGGGAAACGCAAGCAAAAGAGAAGAAG AGTCATTTCAATTCAAGGAGAAGTTTCATGATTCCGATTTTGACACCCTTGCCGTCAGCGCTCCATCATCTAGTGCACAGCAGGTTCCTCCTTTCAATCCTGGGGTGCAGTGGGCAGATATAGCCTCCATCCAGTCTCAGCTCCAGACACAGAACCAG GCAATGGAGTCACTCACCAAGAAGCTCAGCGACATCGAACGGGAGAAGCATTCTCAGCAATTTCACATCCAGACGCTTCAAG CCGAGGTGGACCGATTGCGTCAAGACTTGAGAGGAAGGAGACGTGAGAAGGACTTTGCAGAACAGGAGCAAGTCATGAGTGATGTTGGAACGAGCGCCTTCCCTAAAGAGAG CTGGAGCTCCAAGACGTGTCGAGCGGAACTGGAACATCTACGCAAAGAAGTAGAGCAGCTGAAAACACGACTGA GGAGGCAAGAGGAGGCCATGATGCTCCAGGAGAAAGAGGCCCGAGAGAACCGGAGACAGTGCCAGCATAGCAGTGAG CAGATGCTTCAGGAGCTGACAGATCGCTACAAATCTCACAGCACAGATCTGGCCAAACGTTCCTTTGAGTATGTGCAAAAGGAGGTCCACCATATCAG CAACGCCGTGTCAGAGCTCGAGGGCGAGGTCATACGTCTGCGTGAGCGCCAAGTCACGTTAACAGCAA AGCAAAAATCTTCGGACTCAGATGACTTCAGCCCGACAGTGAGCCTGGCTGAGGACAGCTCGGATCTCTCACTGCTGGACGATCTTG CTCTCAAGCGTCAGAGTATTCCATCCGGAGACAAGAACGACTTCCTAGACGAGAAGGAATATGATGACCGAGAATTTGGATCCGACCTGAGTCTGACGGATTTCTGA
- the LOC133166622 gene encoding uncharacterized protein LOC133166622 isoform X2, translating into MNWDRQVSSILSAADDSVANMRGRLSSLGNASKREEESFQFKEKFHDSDFDTLAVSAPSSSAQQVPPFNPGVQWADIASIQSQLQTQNQAMESLTKKLSDIEREKHSQQFHIQTLQAEVDRLRQDLRGRRREKDFAEQEQVMSDVGTSAFPKESWSSKTCRAELEHLRKEVEQLKTRLRRQEEAMMLQEKEARENRRQCQHSSEMLQELTDRYKSHSTDLAKRSFEYVQKEVHHISNAVSELEGEVIRLRERQVTLTAKQKSSDSDDFSPTVSLAEDSSDLSLLDDLALKRQSIPSGDKNDFLDEKEYDDREFGSDLSLTDF; encoded by the exons ATGAACTGGGACCGCCAGGTGAGCTCCATCCTCTCTGCAGCTGACGACAGCGTGGCTAACATGAGG GGGAGACTGTCCTCACTGGGAAACGCAAGCAAAAGAGAAGAAG AGTCATTTCAATTCAAGGAGAAGTTTCATGATTCCGATTTTGACACCCTTGCCGTCAGCGCTCCATCATCTAGTGCACAGCAGGTTCCTCCTTTCAATCCTGGGGTGCAGTGGGCAGATATAGCCTCCATCCAGTCTCAGCTCCAGACACAGAACCAG GCAATGGAGTCACTCACCAAGAAGCTCAGCGACATCGAACGGGAGAAGCATTCTCAGCAATTTCACATCCAGACGCTTCAAG CCGAGGTGGACCGATTGCGTCAAGACTTGAGAGGAAGGAGACGTGAGAAGGACTTTGCAGAACAGGAGCAAGTCATGAGTGATGTTGGAACGAGCGCCTTCCCTAAAGAGAG CTGGAGCTCCAAGACGTGTCGAGCGGAACTGGAACATCTACGCAAAGAAGTAGAGCAGCTGAAAACACGACTGA GGAGGCAAGAGGAGGCCATGATGCTCCAGGAGAAAGAGGCCCGAGAGAACCGGAGACAGTGCCAGCATAGCAGTGAG ATGCTTCAGGAGCTGACAGATCGCTACAAATCTCACAGCACAGATCTGGCCAAACGTTCCTTTGAGTATGTGCAAAAGGAGGTCCACCATATCAG CAACGCCGTGTCAGAGCTCGAGGGCGAGGTCATACGTCTGCGTGAGCGCCAAGTCACGTTAACAGCAA AGCAAAAATCTTCGGACTCAGATGACTTCAGCCCGACAGTGAGCCTGGCTGAGGACAGCTCGGATCTCTCACTGCTGGACGATCTTG CTCTCAAGCGTCAGAGTATTCCATCCGGAGACAAGAACGACTTCCTAGACGAGAAGGAATATGATGACCGAGAATTTGGATCCGACCTGAGTCTGACGGATTTCTGA